From Musa acuminata AAA Group cultivar baxijiao chromosome BXJ3-8, Cavendish_Baxijiao_AAA, whole genome shotgun sequence, one genomic window encodes:
- the LOC135645367 gene encoding interactor of constitutive active ROPs 3-like isoform X1, which yields MQIPKTRNGSSEVPGKNSMLTLKSKCPTKVTGSELNTSSTNSSKLLADRSPKIECRTAKTMETEKRGSGRVTELECQIAQLQDDLKKTRDQLNCTESWKRRAQQESEEAKKQLLVVALKLEDSKSQMMELSAAEESRIQELRKISQERDRAWQSELEAIQNQHSIDTAALASAMNEIRRLRLQLEMVLRSEAALTKKSEVEHIEMQSSKRDLAEVSFSIENLKLQLISSEKAEAEAKSTLAETRKQLEVAQSTIEALLTDGSKLMESFSIVATELKESRSRVKSLEETVKRLQEERFTAHLQALAGFGNPKKICFGSLDSEVEQLMSALEDAWIKNQQEQIERTVKIQCTREMMEKMSTDSRLRESELELRLIDTESEVTVLKSNLFDKEEELQRISDMNKKLLADSEEARENQIESELGLKLTKSIADAKDLKSKLTNLVIDLQRLSEENEQLKSELRRTETENHKACEEAIAEMKSAKAAEEEALMKLGSISDKAEKNNRRATRVAEELEAVQAVKSEMEAELRKLKVQAEQWRKAAETAIMMLTADNNGKFSGAVDSERKSAEGKLMSLRLSDDIGEESSRKKKNYVLRRIRGMWNKEQK from the exons ATGCAGATACCCAAAACAAG GAATGGATCATCAGAAGTTCCAGGCAAGAATTCTATGCTGACGCTTAAATCGAAATGTCCCACAAAGGTGACTGGATCGGAATTGAATACTTCTTCTACAAATTCATCCAAACTTCTCGCTGATAGAAGTCCCAAGATCGAATGCCGCACAGCTAAAACCATGGAGACTGAG AAGAGAGGCTCAGGCAGGGTCACCGAGTTGGAATGTCAGATCGCTCAGCTCCAGGACGATCTGAAGAAGACAAGGGATCAGCTGAATTGTACCGAGTCATGGAAGAGACGAGCCCAGCAGGAATCAGAGGAGGCCAAGAAACAGCTTTTAGTCGTGGCTCTAAAGCTCGAAGATTCCAAAAGCCAGATGATGGAGCTATCAGCAGCAGAAGAGTCACGGATTCAAGAATTAAGAAAGATCTCTCAGGAACGTGATCGAGCATGGCAGTCTGAGCTGGAAGCCATCCAGAACCAGCACTCCATTGATACTGCAGCACTGGCATCCGCCATGAACGAGATACGAAGGCTGAGGCTTCAGCTCGAGATGGTCCTTCGATCCGAGGCTGCACTTACAAAGAAGTCTGAAGTTGAACACATAGAGATGCAGTCTTCAAAAAGAGATCTCGCGGAGGTGTCATTCTCCATTGAAAACCTAAAACTTCAGCTCATAAGTAGTGAAAAAGCTGAAGCCGAAGCAAAATCCACGCTTGCTGAGACAAGGAAACAACTGGAAGTTGCACAGAGTACAATTGAAGCTCTCCTTACTGATGGGTCAAAACTCATGGAATCCTTCAGTATCGTAGCTACCGAACTAAAAGAATCCAGATCACGAGTCAAGTCACTTGAAGAAACTGTGAAGAGACTGCAGGAAGAGCGGTTCACTGCTCATCTCCAAGCCTTAGCTGGTTTTGGCAATCCAAAAAAGATCTGCTTCGGTTCTTTAGACTCTGAAGTGGAACAGTTGATGTCAGCACTAGAAGATGCTTGGATCAAGAATCAGCAAGAGCAGATCGAGAGAACAGTGAAGATCCAGTGCACTCGTGAAATGATGGAGAAAATGAGTACTGACTCCAGACTAAGAGAATCTGAACTAGAATTGCGACTAATTGATACTGAATCAGAGGTTACTGTGCTCAAGTCCAATCTGTTTGACAAGGAAGAGGAGCTACAGAGAATCTCAGATATGAACAAGAAGCTGCTTGCAGACAGCGAGGAAGCACGAGAAAATCAAATTGAATCCGAACTTGGTTTAAAGCTAACAAAATCAATTGCTGATGCTAAGGATTTAAAGTCTAAACTAACAAATTTGGTGATAGATCTACAGAGACTATCTGAAGAGAACGAGCAACTAAAATCCGAGCTGAGGAGGACTGAAACAGAGAACCATAAAGCTTGTGAAGAAGCAATAGCCGAGATGAAGTCGGCTAAGGCTGCGGAGGAGGAGGCACTGATGAAGCTAGGATCCATTTCCGACAAAGCTGAGAAGAACAACCGAAGGGCTACAAGGGTGGCTGAAGAGCTGGAGGCAGTTCAAGCGGTGAAGTCTGAAATGGAAGCTGAACTGAGGAAGCTCAAGGTGCAAGCGGAACAGTGGAGGAAGGCAGCTGAAACTGCCATTATGATGCTTACGGCTGACAACAATGGGAAATTTTCCGGAGCTGTGGATTCCGAGCGCAAATCTGCTGAAGGGAAGTTGATGAGCTTACGCCTCTCCGATGACATTGGTGAGGAATCCTCGAGGAAGAAGAAAAACTATGTCCTTAGAAGAATCAGAGGGATGTGGAACAAGGAGCAGAAGTAA
- the LOC135645367 gene encoding interactor of constitutive active ROPs 3-like isoform X2, producing the protein MQIPKTRNGSSEVPGKNSMLTLKSKCPTKVTGSELNTSSTNSSKLLADRSPKIECRTAKTMETERGSGRVTELECQIAQLQDDLKKTRDQLNCTESWKRRAQQESEEAKKQLLVVALKLEDSKSQMMELSAAEESRIQELRKISQERDRAWQSELEAIQNQHSIDTAALASAMNEIRRLRLQLEMVLRSEAALTKKSEVEHIEMQSSKRDLAEVSFSIENLKLQLISSEKAEAEAKSTLAETRKQLEVAQSTIEALLTDGSKLMESFSIVATELKESRSRVKSLEETVKRLQEERFTAHLQALAGFGNPKKICFGSLDSEVEQLMSALEDAWIKNQQEQIERTVKIQCTREMMEKMSTDSRLRESELELRLIDTESEVTVLKSNLFDKEEELQRISDMNKKLLADSEEARENQIESELGLKLTKSIADAKDLKSKLTNLVIDLQRLSEENEQLKSELRRTETENHKACEEAIAEMKSAKAAEEEALMKLGSISDKAEKNNRRATRVAEELEAVQAVKSEMEAELRKLKVQAEQWRKAAETAIMMLTADNNGKFSGAVDSERKSAEGKLMSLRLSDDIGEESSRKKKNYVLRRIRGMWNKEQK; encoded by the exons ATGCAGATACCCAAAACAAG GAATGGATCATCAGAAGTTCCAGGCAAGAATTCTATGCTGACGCTTAAATCGAAATGTCCCACAAAGGTGACTGGATCGGAATTGAATACTTCTTCTACAAATTCATCCAAACTTCTCGCTGATAGAAGTCCCAAGATCGAATGCCGCACAGCTAAAACCATGGAGACTGAG AGAGGCTCAGGCAGGGTCACCGAGTTGGAATGTCAGATCGCTCAGCTCCAGGACGATCTGAAGAAGACAAGGGATCAGCTGAATTGTACCGAGTCATGGAAGAGACGAGCCCAGCAGGAATCAGAGGAGGCCAAGAAACAGCTTTTAGTCGTGGCTCTAAAGCTCGAAGATTCCAAAAGCCAGATGATGGAGCTATCAGCAGCAGAAGAGTCACGGATTCAAGAATTAAGAAAGATCTCTCAGGAACGTGATCGAGCATGGCAGTCTGAGCTGGAAGCCATCCAGAACCAGCACTCCATTGATACTGCAGCACTGGCATCCGCCATGAACGAGATACGAAGGCTGAGGCTTCAGCTCGAGATGGTCCTTCGATCCGAGGCTGCACTTACAAAGAAGTCTGAAGTTGAACACATAGAGATGCAGTCTTCAAAAAGAGATCTCGCGGAGGTGTCATTCTCCATTGAAAACCTAAAACTTCAGCTCATAAGTAGTGAAAAAGCTGAAGCCGAAGCAAAATCCACGCTTGCTGAGACAAGGAAACAACTGGAAGTTGCACAGAGTACAATTGAAGCTCTCCTTACTGATGGGTCAAAACTCATGGAATCCTTCAGTATCGTAGCTACCGAACTAAAAGAATCCAGATCACGAGTCAAGTCACTTGAAGAAACTGTGAAGAGACTGCAGGAAGAGCGGTTCACTGCTCATCTCCAAGCCTTAGCTGGTTTTGGCAATCCAAAAAAGATCTGCTTCGGTTCTTTAGACTCTGAAGTGGAACAGTTGATGTCAGCACTAGAAGATGCTTGGATCAAGAATCAGCAAGAGCAGATCGAGAGAACAGTGAAGATCCAGTGCACTCGTGAAATGATGGAGAAAATGAGTACTGACTCCAGACTAAGAGAATCTGAACTAGAATTGCGACTAATTGATACTGAATCAGAGGTTACTGTGCTCAAGTCCAATCTGTTTGACAAGGAAGAGGAGCTACAGAGAATCTCAGATATGAACAAGAAGCTGCTTGCAGACAGCGAGGAAGCACGAGAAAATCAAATTGAATCCGAACTTGGTTTAAAGCTAACAAAATCAATTGCTGATGCTAAGGATTTAAAGTCTAAACTAACAAATTTGGTGATAGATCTACAGAGACTATCTGAAGAGAACGAGCAACTAAAATCCGAGCTGAGGAGGACTGAAACAGAGAACCATAAAGCTTGTGAAGAAGCAATAGCCGAGATGAAGTCGGCTAAGGCTGCGGAGGAGGAGGCACTGATGAAGCTAGGATCCATTTCCGACAAAGCTGAGAAGAACAACCGAAGGGCTACAAGGGTGGCTGAAGAGCTGGAGGCAGTTCAAGCGGTGAAGTCTGAAATGGAAGCTGAACTGAGGAAGCTCAAGGTGCAAGCGGAACAGTGGAGGAAGGCAGCTGAAACTGCCATTATGATGCTTACGGCTGACAACAATGGGAAATTTTCCGGAGCTGTGGATTCCGAGCGCAAATCTGCTGAAGGGAAGTTGATGAGCTTACGCCTCTCCGATGACATTGGTGAGGAATCCTCGAGGAAGAAGAAAAACTATGTCCTTAGAAGAATCAGAGGGATGTGGAACAAGGAGCAGAAGTAA
- the LOC135645367 gene encoding interactor of constitutive active ROPs 2, chloroplastic-like isoform X3, with product MLTLKSKCPTKVTGSELNTSSTNSSKLLADRSPKIECRTAKTMETEKRGSGRVTELECQIAQLQDDLKKTRDQLNCTESWKRRAQQESEEAKKQLLVVALKLEDSKSQMMELSAAEESRIQELRKISQERDRAWQSELEAIQNQHSIDTAALASAMNEIRRLRLQLEMVLRSEAALTKKSEVEHIEMQSSKRDLAEVSFSIENLKLQLISSEKAEAEAKSTLAETRKQLEVAQSTIEALLTDGSKLMESFSIVATELKESRSRVKSLEETVKRLQEERFTAHLQALAGFGNPKKICFGSLDSEVEQLMSALEDAWIKNQQEQIERTVKIQCTREMMEKMSTDSRLRESELELRLIDTESEVTVLKSNLFDKEEELQRISDMNKKLLADSEEARENQIESELGLKLTKSIADAKDLKSKLTNLVIDLQRLSEENEQLKSELRRTETENHKACEEAIAEMKSAKAAEEEALMKLGSISDKAEKNNRRATRVAEELEAVQAVKSEMEAELRKLKVQAEQWRKAAETAIMMLTADNNGKFSGAVDSERKSAEGKLMSLRLSDDIGEESSRKKKNYVLRRIRGMWNKEQK from the exons ATGCTGACGCTTAAATCGAAATGTCCCACAAAGGTGACTGGATCGGAATTGAATACTTCTTCTACAAATTCATCCAAACTTCTCGCTGATAGAAGTCCCAAGATCGAATGCCGCACAGCTAAAACCATGGAGACTGAG AAGAGAGGCTCAGGCAGGGTCACCGAGTTGGAATGTCAGATCGCTCAGCTCCAGGACGATCTGAAGAAGACAAGGGATCAGCTGAATTGTACCGAGTCATGGAAGAGACGAGCCCAGCAGGAATCAGAGGAGGCCAAGAAACAGCTTTTAGTCGTGGCTCTAAAGCTCGAAGATTCCAAAAGCCAGATGATGGAGCTATCAGCAGCAGAAGAGTCACGGATTCAAGAATTAAGAAAGATCTCTCAGGAACGTGATCGAGCATGGCAGTCTGAGCTGGAAGCCATCCAGAACCAGCACTCCATTGATACTGCAGCACTGGCATCCGCCATGAACGAGATACGAAGGCTGAGGCTTCAGCTCGAGATGGTCCTTCGATCCGAGGCTGCACTTACAAAGAAGTCTGAAGTTGAACACATAGAGATGCAGTCTTCAAAAAGAGATCTCGCGGAGGTGTCATTCTCCATTGAAAACCTAAAACTTCAGCTCATAAGTAGTGAAAAAGCTGAAGCCGAAGCAAAATCCACGCTTGCTGAGACAAGGAAACAACTGGAAGTTGCACAGAGTACAATTGAAGCTCTCCTTACTGATGGGTCAAAACTCATGGAATCCTTCAGTATCGTAGCTACCGAACTAAAAGAATCCAGATCACGAGTCAAGTCACTTGAAGAAACTGTGAAGAGACTGCAGGAAGAGCGGTTCACTGCTCATCTCCAAGCCTTAGCTGGTTTTGGCAATCCAAAAAAGATCTGCTTCGGTTCTTTAGACTCTGAAGTGGAACAGTTGATGTCAGCACTAGAAGATGCTTGGATCAAGAATCAGCAAGAGCAGATCGAGAGAACAGTGAAGATCCAGTGCACTCGTGAAATGATGGAGAAAATGAGTACTGACTCCAGACTAAGAGAATCTGAACTAGAATTGCGACTAATTGATACTGAATCAGAGGTTACTGTGCTCAAGTCCAATCTGTTTGACAAGGAAGAGGAGCTACAGAGAATCTCAGATATGAACAAGAAGCTGCTTGCAGACAGCGAGGAAGCACGAGAAAATCAAATTGAATCCGAACTTGGTTTAAAGCTAACAAAATCAATTGCTGATGCTAAGGATTTAAAGTCTAAACTAACAAATTTGGTGATAGATCTACAGAGACTATCTGAAGAGAACGAGCAACTAAAATCCGAGCTGAGGAGGACTGAAACAGAGAACCATAAAGCTTGTGAAGAAGCAATAGCCGAGATGAAGTCGGCTAAGGCTGCGGAGGAGGAGGCACTGATGAAGCTAGGATCCATTTCCGACAAAGCTGAGAAGAACAACCGAAGGGCTACAAGGGTGGCTGAAGAGCTGGAGGCAGTTCAAGCGGTGAAGTCTGAAATGGAAGCTGAACTGAGGAAGCTCAAGGTGCAAGCGGAACAGTGGAGGAAGGCAGCTGAAACTGCCATTATGATGCTTACGGCTGACAACAATGGGAAATTTTCCGGAGCTGTGGATTCCGAGCGCAAATCTGCTGAAGGGAAGTTGATGAGCTTACGCCTCTCCGATGACATTGGTGAGGAATCCTCGAGGAAGAAGAAAAACTATGTCCTTAGAAGAATCAGAGGGATGTGGAACAAGGAGCAGAAGTAA